A DNA window from Engraulis encrasicolus isolate BLACKSEA-1 chromosome 3, IST_EnEncr_1.0, whole genome shotgun sequence contains the following coding sequences:
- the smn1 gene encoding survival motor neuron protein 1 codes for MENDRDEVLFSRGAAQSDDSDIWDDTALIKAYDKAVASFKHALKGEENPEGKQPGKKRKNTTKNSSRKKSNAFSSREWKVGDTCCALWTEDGNWYPATIKSIDQSSGTCVVVYQNYGNKEEHNLKDLRPTGDEKGAKSERSEGKKSTDRRSQVHGCAPPFIPPAPLPMFPPPPPMIADIIEENEALGAMLISWYMSGYHTGYYLGLKQGRRAQEQESSGTRQSSDSS; via the exons ATGGAAAATGATCGCGATGAAGTGCTTTTCTCGCGAGGAGCAGCCCAA AGCGACGACTCTGACATCTGGGACGACACTGCTCTAATAAAGGCTTATGATAAAGCAGTGGCTTCATTTAAG CATGCACTCAAAGGAGAGGAGAATCCTGAAGGCAAACAACCTGGAAAGAAGCGAAAGAACACCACAAAGAACAGTAGCAGGAAAAAGAGCAATGCATTCTCAAGTAGAGAG TGGAAAGTTGGAGACACTTGCTGTGCCCTGTGGACAGAGGATGGAAACTGGTATCCAGCCACAATCAAGTCTATCGATCAGTCAAGTGGGACCTGTGTAGTCGTCTACCAGAACTATGGCAACAAAGAAGAGCACAATTTGAAGGACCTCCGACCTACAGGCGATGAAAAGGGTGCAAAATCAGAAAGA AGTGAAGGCAAGAAATCTACTGACCGCAGATCACAGGTGCATGGTTGTGCGCCACCATTCATTCCACCTGCTCCTCTCCCG ATgtttcctccaccaccacccatgaTCGCTGACATTATCGAAGAGAATGAAGCCCTTGGTGCCATGCTGATTTCGTGGTATATGAGTGGCTACCACACAGGATACTACCTG GGTCTTAAACAGGGGCGCAGAGCACAGGAGCAGGAGTCCAGTGGCACAAGACAGTCTTCTGACAGTTCATGA
- the zgc:158260 gene encoding protein FAM47A, producing MSDDFSATVLTRNAPSFPWYKQKVFFKAESKKKKQLCGALDGHRWRFVNARLDDFRNGYPLEAAAEEIFLPSQCKTAPIVFGKTGSASSCPSLAKAKNRLPPLSKEQVCFSKENPLKQMRSEQVEAVEAELRKHPLALYPHLETGMAAELFDEVLLVLDPDMDIQRTFGHKSEKTCQDVGESENTPQEERDGMVAPVNEIPAESKKKNIYRTTFKDTQKSWDDEDQGVSVKGLRSPSQDEDIKKVTKNFCDWVASLGGNSKNLTESTLLGLFVSGYEKKPSLIFPIEVVKPSNVPEELRGSGMVQRRMLMTDLLLKDSDTHEAGRRKLKYGAWYLDTKLWKARPAKEPLRDTFALEEDMFFPEKPGPLDDELKQLHGTQALKQFITSRGLRTPRFLKAVMTDGDREKTSKVVDKTTLMPVQRGTHALSA from the exons ATGTCCGACGATTTCAGTGCCACTGTTTTAACAAGAAACGCGCCTTCTTTTCCTTG GTACAAACAAAAGGTGTTCTTCAAAGCAGAAtccaagaagaagaagcagcTGTGTGGGGCTCTGGATGGTCATCGTTGGCGCTTTGTGAACGCCAGGCTAGACGACTTCAGGAATGGATACCCTTTAGAAGCAGCAGCTGAAGAGATCTTTCTTCCAAGCCAATGTAAAACAGCTCCCATAGTTTTTGGGAAAACTGGGTCAGCGTCATCATGTCCCTCATTGGCGAAAGCGAAGAACAGGTTGCCTCCGCTCTCCAAGGAGCAGGTGTGCTTCTCCAAGGAGAACCCGCTGAAGCAGATGCGCAGTGAGCAGGTGGAGGCCGTGGAGGCCGAACTGAGGAAGCACCCCCTCGCTCTCTATCCCCATCTGGAGACTGGCATGGCTGCTGAG TTGTTTGATGAAGTGCTTTTGGTGCTGGATCCTGATATGGACATACAAAGGACTTTTGGGCATAAAAGTGAGAAAACGTGTCAAGATGTTGGTGAGTCAGAGAATACTCCACAGGAGGAAAGGGATGGAATGGTGGCACCTGTGAATGAAAT ACCAGCAGAgtctaaaaagaaaaacatttataGGACGACCTTTAAAGATACTCAGAAATCTTGGGATGATGAAGACCAAGGAGTGAGCGTGAAAGGCCTGCGCTCACCTTCTCAAGACGAGGACATCAAGAAAGTCACTAAGAACTTTTGCGACTGGGTTGCCTCTCTT GGTGGTAACTCCAAGAACCTCACTGAGTCCACCTTACTGGGACTATTTGTCAGCGGCTATGAGAAAAAGCCATCTTTGATCTTCCCTATTGAAGTGGTGAAGCCCAGCAACGTTCCGGAGGAGCTGCGGGGCTCGGGGATGGTACAGAGGAGGATGCTGATGACCGACTTGCTCCTCAAAGACTCGGACACTCACGAG GCTGGACGCAGAAAGCTCAAATATGGGGCATGGTACCTGGACACTAAACTGTGGAAGGCGCGGCCAGCTAAAGAGCCACTAAGGGATACGTTTGCTCTGGAGGAGGACATGTTTTTCCCAGAGAAACCTGGTCCACTG GACGATGAGCTGAAGCAGCTTCATGGAACACAGGCATTGAAACAATTCATCACCAGCAGAGGCCTCAGAACACCCAGA TTCCTCAAAGCGGTCATGACAGACGGGgacagagaaaaaacaagcaaaGTAGTTGACAAAACAACGCTCATGCCAGTGCAAAGAGGAACACATGCGCTCTCGGCGTGA